A genomic window from Anticarsia gemmatalis isolate Benzon Research Colony breed Stoneville strain chromosome 22, ilAntGemm2 primary, whole genome shotgun sequence includes:
- the LOC142982821 gene encoding uncharacterized protein LOC142982821: MPKSYTVTILHNSIDQDVQTMLYPLNLMQTILFGSKYRIKDGFISPNSGLTNFILLCGNISFILAFLYHAERRLCKNIKRLYRTSFDKMSLCGLFYIDAVLPLCLMSLLTNYTVVLLQFAFL; the protein is encoded by the exons atgcCTAAAAGCTACACTGTCACAATTTTGCATAACTCCATAGACCAAGACGTACAAACAATGTTATATCCTTTGAATTTAATGCAAACTATTCTTTTCGGTTCCAAATATAGGATCAAAGACGGTTTTATAAGTCCCAATAGTGGATTAACCAACTTCATCTTGTTATGTGGAAACATCTCCTTCATTCTCGCTTTTCTATACC ATGCAGAGCGAAGACTATGCAAGAACATAAAACGTTTGTACCGAACTTCATTCGACAAGATGTCTTTATGCGGTTTGTTTTACATCGACGCCGTACTACCGCTGTGTTTGATGAGTTTACTAACTAACTACACAGTAGTGCTGTTACAGTTTGCGTTTTTGTAA